In one window of Camelina sativa cultivar DH55 chromosome 15, Cs, whole genome shotgun sequence DNA:
- the LOC104748382 gene encoding uncharacterized protein LOC104748382 — MKTSLVENGLWDVVKYGIPPDLSKVPELATKIQPQDLSPYRDFVAKDAKALQLLQNSLPDSVFRKTLETTSAKGLWDLLSKANVQANLDKDLPEHHILSINIDPVIFDKDMWMLYSSTLMAQGMGDVSIMTKDGIKMTIKNVLYVPGIVGNALSVGQLERKRTLGCGCEWNPSKFPIAATIQAEELRNWRELATEDMKALQILQSALPDSVFRETLLAASSAKDLWRLLNQVPDHVAEHFVGDFGLHDEIWLISSINSNHMTPYQRFFTDLDRSRKAKVKFTSGDGTTTTTTYMAEGIGDVIFLTKEGAQTIKNVLYVPGIKGNALSVSQLEKSGFGVAFDEEEKRCTIWNQTTYWEEFW; from the exons ATGAAAACTAGCCTAGTGGAGAATGGACTTTGGGACGTTGTCAAGTACGGAATCCCGCCGGATCTATCCAAAGTTCCAGAGTTAGCGACGAAGATTCAACCCCAAGACCTTTCACCATATAGAGATTTTGTGGCAAAAGACGCTAAAGCGCTACAGTTACTGCAAAATTCTCTCCCGGATTCGGTTTTCAGAAAGACACTTGAGACCACTTCAGCCAAAGGTCTCTGGGATTTGCTAAGCAAAGCTAACGTACAAGCCAATCTAGACAAGGACTTACCAGAGCACCACATTTTATCAATCAACATTGATCCTGTGATATTTGATAAGGATATGTGGATGTTATACTCCA GTACCCTCATGGCTCAAGGAATGGGAGATGTGAGCATCATGACTAAAGATGGGATCAAGATGACGATCAAGAATGTGCTTTACGTTCCGGGGATCGTAGGAAACGCGTTGAGTGTTGGCCAGCTGGAGAGGA AAAGGACTTTGGGATGTGGTTGCGAATGGAATCCATCGAAGTTTCCAATAGCGGCGACGATTCAAGCCGAAGAGCTACGGAACTGGAGAGAACTTGCGACAGAAGACATGAAAGCACTCCAAATACTGCAGTCCGCTCTCCCAGACTCTGTTTTCAGAGAGACACTCTTGGCTGCTTCTTCGGCTAAGGATCTCTGGCGTTTGCTAAACCAAGTACCTGATCACGTAGCTGAACATTTTGTCGGTGATTTCGGTTTACATGATGAGATTTGGTTGATAAGCTCCATTAACTCTAATCACATGACTCCATATCAGAGGTTTTTCACTGATTTAGACAGATCAAGGAAAGCTAAGGTTAAATTCACATCTGGAGATggtaccaccaccaccaccacctacATGGCAGAAGGGATTGGAGATGTGATTTTCCTGACTAAAGAGGGTGCTCAGACGATCAAGAATGTGCTTTACGTTCCAGGGATCAAGGGAAACGCTTTGAGTGTTTCTCAGCTGGAGAAGAGCGGATTTGGAGTTGCTTTTGATGAGGAGGAGAAAAGATGCACTATATGGAATCAGACTACCTACTGGGAAGAATTTTGGTAA
- the LOC104746523 gene encoding uncharacterized protein LOC104746523 yields MVALNIQDGVSDDFDYEQWAPITKTRLMEDEVWEVVQTGVSPNPTKIPALAATIKPLDLALWRNRVNKDNTALKIMQSSLPDSVFRKTISVASSKELWDLLYKGNGTEEAKIRRLEKQLENLEMDEEEHMDLYLKRVAKLIDGFYGLGKQPDDEKLVAKLIASLPERYEDCIPLLEEFMTLPDLTSRDLLTVLGRYGDDPRTMPEELKKFIDFLRKAWADEEMWCDVCERDNHNEEDCYYKPKVVNSRNLQGAAATQQQAQMNQKKIQKPEHLMLAVPVTGLRYDMNLWLVHPATTNHMTPYEKFFTTLDRSYRARVGLVDGRVIMVHGKGDVMFMTKGGKKRIRNVLFVPGIDKNVLSVSQMTADEGGSVMMDGEKCIIKNEGGKVFGEDWVDERRGYVMRLQVIKEGIRH; encoded by the coding sequence ATGGTGGCGTTGAATATTCAAGACGGTGTCTCCGACGACTTTGACTACGAACAATGGGCTCCAATCACCAAAACCAGACTCATGGAGGATGAAGTTTGGGAAGTCGTTCAAACCGGAGTCTCCCCAAATCCAACGAAGATCCCAGCCTTAGCGGCTACCATTAAACCCCTAGATCTCGCACTATGGAGGAACCGTGTTAACAAAGACAACACAGCGCTCAAGATAATGCAATCATCTCTCCCTGAttcggttttcaggaaaacaaTCTCGGTCGCTTCGTCCAAGGAACTTTGGGATTTGCTCTACAAAGGCAACGGTACGGAAGAAGCAAAGATACGTAGGTTAGAGAAGCAGTTGGAAAATCTtgagatggatgaagaagaacataTGGATTTGTACTTGAAGAGAGTTGCGAAACTCATTGACGGGTTCTACGGTTTGGGAAAACAACCAGACGATGAGAAGCTTGTCGCTAAGCTAATAGCTTCGCTGCCAGAGCGATACGAGGATTGTATTCCTCTGTTGGAGGAGTTCATGACTCTTCCTGATTTGACATCTCGCGATCTTCTCACGGTTTTGGGAAGGTATGGTGATGATCCTAGAACTATGCCTGAGGAGTTAAAGAAGTTCATTGACTTTCTTAGAAAAGCCTGGGCTGACGAGGAGATGTGGTGTGACGTGTGCGAGAGGGACAATCATAACGAAGAAGACTGTTATTACAAACCTAAGGTAGTGAACTCTAGGAATCTGCAAGGTGCGGCGGCAACACAACAACAAGCTCAGATGAATCAAAAGAAGATCCAAAAACCCGAGCATCTGATGTTAGCGGTACCTGTTACTGGTTTGAGATATGATATGAATCTGTGGTTGGTACACCCCGCTACCACGAATCACATGACTCCATATGAGAAGTTTTTCACGACTTTGGACCGATCGTACAGAGCTAGGGTTGGACTGGTGGACGGGAGGGTAATCATGGTACACGGGAAAGGAGATGTCATGTTTATGACCAAGGGAGGGAAGAAGAGGATCAGGAATGTGCTTTTTGTTCCCGGGATCGACAAAAACGTGTTGAGTGTTTCTCAGATGACTGCTGACGAAGGCGGTTCAGTAATGATGGATGGAGAAAAATGCATTATTAAGAATGAAGGTGGGAAAGTATTTGGAGAAGATTGGGTGGATGAGAGGAGAGGATATGTTATGCGTTTGCAGGTGATTAAAGAAGGTATTAGGCATTAG
- the LOC104746524 gene encoding protein RBL-like, giving the protein MNAPIIDPLQGDFPEVIEEYLEHGVIKCVAFNHRGSLLAAGCADGGCVIFDFETRGIAKEIRDIDCSAAITSVSWSKYGHRLLVSAADKSLTLWDVSTGEKIARTILQQTPLQARLNPGLTSPSLCLACPLSSAPMIVDFDIDCTTLLPVAVPEMPDVLAPPQRSKCPESNPPFSPAAACFNKCGDLVYIGNSKGEILVIDYKSVRVLALVPVSGAAPVKNIVFSRNGQYLLTNSHDRTIRIYENLLPGKNVLKSLEDLGKNIDGIDGVEKLKTVGSKCLTLFREFQDSVTKMHWKAPCFSGDGEWVVGGSACKGEHKIYIWDRAGHLVKILEGPKEALIDLAWHPVHPIIVSVSLAGLVYIWAKDYTENWSAFAPDFKELEENEEYVEREDEFDLIPETEKVKVLDVNEDEEVDIETVEKDAFSDSDTSVEELRYLPAEPIPDTNDQQDNLVESIKLVEGQISASPASEEAIQNGHGADHVLSPQAEELGDTRGKRKRKPSEKAMELQAEKAKPSKGSGRIVRAKSRAGVDQEIDDTVNDEDDDDDASYY; this is encoded by the exons ATGAACGCTCCGATCATAG ATCCATTGCAAGGAGATTTCCCGGAGGTGATTGAAGAATATTTGGAACATGGTGTCATTAAATGTGTTGCCTTTAATCACCGCGGCTCTCTTCTCGCTG CCGGATGTGCGGATGGTGGATGTGTAATCTTTGATTTCGAAACTAGAGGCATAGCAAAGGAGATTCGTGATATTGATTGCTCTGCTGCTATCACAAGTGTCTCTTGGTCAAAGTATGGTCACCGCTTGCTTGTCTCAGCTGCAGACAAGTCATTAACTCTTTGGGATGTCTCAACTGGTGAGAAGATTGCTCGTACCATTCTTCAGCAGACTCCGTTGCAAGCTCGCTTAAACCCTGGCTtgacttctccttctctctgtcTTGCCTGCCCGCTCTCATCTGCTCCCATGATTGTTGACTTTGACATTGATTGCACCACTTTGCTTCCGGTTGCTGTGCCTGAGATGCCTGATGTGTTAGCTCCTCCTCAACGTAGTAAATGTCCTGAATCGAATCCTCCTTTCTCTCCAGCTGCAGCGTGTTTTAACAAGTGTGGTGATCTTGTTTATATTGGGAATTCCAAAGGAGAGATACTTGTGATTGATTATAAAAGTGTTCGTGTTCTTGCTTTGGTTCCTGTGTCTGGTGCGGCACCGGTGAAGAACATTGTGTTTAGCAGGAATGGGCAGTATCTTCTCACGAATTCTCACGATCGTACTATTAGGATTTATGAAAATCTTCTCCCGGGAAAAAACGTGCTTAAATCGCTTGAGGATTTGGGAAAGAACATTGATGGGATTGATGGTGTTGAGAAACTGAAGACTGTTGGATCAAAATGTTTAACACTCTTCAGGGAATTTCAAGACTCGGTTACAAAAATGCATTGGAAAGCTCCTTGTTTCAGTGGTGATGGTGAGTGGGTTGTTGGAGGTTCTGCGTGCAAAGGGGAACATAAGATCTACATTTGGGATCGAGCGGGGCATCTTGTGAAAATATTAGAAGGTCCAAAAGAAGCCTTGATTGATCTAGCTTGGCATCCTGTTCATCCCATAATCGTCTCTGTTTCCCTGGCTGGTCTAGTATATATTTGGGCAAAAGATTACACAGAGAATTGGAGTGCGTTTGCTCCTGATTTCAAGGAGCTTGAGGAGAATGAAGAGTATGTGGAACGTGAAGatgaatttgatttgattcctgAAACAGAAAAG GTGAAAGTATTAGATgttaatgaagatgaagaagttgacATAGAGACAGTGGAAAAGGATGCTTTCAGCGATTCAGATACGTCAGTGGAGGAACTTCGCTACCTTCCAGCTGAACCGATCCCAGATACAAATGACCAGCAAGACAATTTGGTTGAAAGCATAAAGTTAGTTGAAGGTCAGATATCTGCATCTCCTGCTTCTGAAGAGGCTATTCAGAATGGACATGGGGCAGACCATGTATTAAGTCCACAAGCAG AAGAATTGGGTGATACACgaggaaagagaaaaaggaaaccaTCAGAGAAAGCCATGGAGCTGCAGGCAGAGAAGGCAAAACCATCGAAGGGGTCAGGCAGAATAGTAAGAGCAAAATCCAGAGCAGGCGTTGATCAAGAAATAGATGACACTGtaaatgatgaggatgatgatgatgatgcatctTATTACTGA
- the LOC104746521 gene encoding uncharacterized protein LOC104746521, producing the protein MAATNKQQDDVSDDLNYGIWARITKTTLTEKGLWDVVENGVPPDPSKVPELAATIQPEELLEWRDLALKDMKALQILQSTLTDSAFRKTLSASSAKEVWDLLEETYNEQAKIRRIQKQFEEVTMDESEPIVSYLNRVVTIAEELRRLKIVKSDYQVITKVLGSLTESHEDIATLLEENVNLKKVTVKSLTDFFNRCESEKRRCQSQSKNIEVPLYKMLSLTAGTVTFDEDMWLLSNGTTNHMTPYLKFFTTLDRTHKGRVVLGDGSVIMAEGRGDVKVMTKEGKRKRKTIKNVLFVPDLDKNVLSVSQLGQLGYIMIIDGDNTVLKGRRTGKVFGETLKGDGGFFQRYQVIEGNLTSQG; encoded by the coding sequence ATGGCGGCGACGAATAAACAACAAGACGATGTTTCCGATGACCTGAACTACGGAATTTGGGCACGAATAACGAAAACCACACTGACGGAGAAAGGACTCTGGGATGTCGTCGAGAACGGAGTCCCGCCTGATCCATCGAAGGTTCCAGAGTTAGCAGCGACGATCCAACCCGAAGAACTTTTGGAATGGAGAGATCTCGCGTTGAAAGACATGAAAGCGCTCCAGATTTTGCAGTCTACTCTCACGGATTCGGCTTTCAGGAAgactctctctgcttcttcggCCAAGGAAGTTTGGGATTTGCTCGAAGAAACTTACAATGAACAAGCTAAGATACGTAGGATACAGAAGCAATTCGAAGAAGTTACCATGGATGAATCAGAACCGATCGTTTCCTACTTGAATAGGGTAGTGACAATCGCTGAAGAGTTGCGCCGTTTGAAAATTGTGAAATCTGATTACCAGGTTATCACCAAGGTGTTAGGCTCGCTAACAGAGTCGCATGAAGATATAGCTACGCTGTTGGAAGAAAACGTGAATCTGAAGAAGGTGACTGTAAAGAGTCTTACTGATTTTTTTAACAGATGTGAATCAGAAAAGAGAAGATGTCAAAGTCAAAGCAAGAATATTGAAGTACCTCTGTATAAAATGTTATCACTCACTGCTGGTACTGTGACATTTGATGAGGATATGTGGCTGTTATCCAACGGTACTACGAATCACATGACTCcatatttgaagtttttcaCCACTCTTGACAGAACACACAAGGGTCGGGTAGTATTGGGAGACGGATCAGTTATCATGGCAGAAGGTAGAGGAGATGTTAAGGTCATGACCAAAGaagggaagaggaagaggaagacgatAAAGAATGTGCTTTTCGTTCCGGATCTCGACAAAAACGTGTTGAGTGTGTCTCAGCTGGGACAATTAGGCTACATTATGATAATTGATGGAGACAATACCGTTCTTAAGGGTCGGAGGACTGGTAAAGTATTTGGGGAAACCTTGAAGGGAGATGGAGGATTTTTTCAGCGTTATCAGGTCATTGAAGGTAATCTCACTTCTCAAGGTTAA
- the LOC104746522 gene encoding photosystem II 5 kDa protein, chloroplastic, with translation MASMTMTATFLPAVAKLPSATSGRKLSVVRASTSDNTPSLEVKAQKEQSSTTMRRDLMFTAAAAAVCSLAKVAMAEEEEPKRGTEAAKKKYAEVCVTMPTAKICHY, from the coding sequence ATGGCATCGATGACCATGACCGCTACCTTCCTCCCTGCCGTCGCCAAGCTTCCCTCAGCCACCAGCGGACGTAAGCTCTCGGTAGTCAGAGCCTCCACAAGCGACAACACACCCAGCTTAGAAGTCAAGGCCCAGAAGGAACAGAGCAGCACCACAATGAGGAGGGACCTCATGTTCACGGCTGCAGCTGCTGCGGTTTGCTCTTTGGCTAAGGTAGCCATGGCGGAAGAGGAAGAGCCAAAGCGAGGGACAGAGGCGGCCAAGAAGAAATACGCCGAAGTTTGTGTCACAATGCCTACCGCCAAGATCTGCCATTACTGA
- the LOC104746518 gene encoding uncharacterized protein LOC104746518, whose amino-acid sequence MAATNPQQQEAVSDDFDYEIWAPTTKATLIDQGLWDVVENGVPPDPSKILESAAKIKPEELSQWRDLVVKDTKALQILQSSLPESTFRKTLSASSAKDVWDLLLKGKEQAMIRRLEKQFEEAKKGETESFDSFLDRVLEITDQLRGLSIEKSDYVICKKLFASLPESCDGVHSMLEEIMNVHHVSAASLVQYFYINGFKFDSVNEEILLVILKNLRLRSESKKWCGVCFKIDHNEVECNRLMLKRFEEEEGAYVEAEYRLSTPVSLSEKTYEEDIWVAYPCATSHMTPHEKYFITLDRTHKAEVGLVDGTLLKVEGKGSVQIRMKGGKKKSIKNVIFVPGLNRNVLSIEKMVSRRYSFSQEREDEWSICDRTGLEFGDAVLSSDENGFVMRLKVIEGNLTS is encoded by the coding sequence ATGGCGGCGACGAATCCACAACAACAAGAGGCTGTTTCCGATGACTTCGACTACGAAATCTGGGCTCCAACCACGAAAGCTACACTAATCGATCAAGGACTCTGGGATGTTGTCGAGAACGGAGTCCCACCTGATCCATCGAAGATTCTAGAGTCAGCGGCGAAGATCAAACCCGAAGAGCTTTCACAATGGAGAGATCTCGTTGTCAAAGACACAAAAGCGCTTCAGATTTTGCAATCTTCTCTCCCGGAATCGACTTTCAGAAAgactctctctgcttcttcagCCAAAGACGTTTGGGATCTGCTTCTTAAAGGTAAAGAACAAGCGATGATACGTAGGTTAGAGAAGCAGTTCGAAGAAGCTAAAAAGGGTGAAACAGAGTCGTTTGATTCATTCTTAGATAGGGTTTTGGAAATCACTGATCAGTTGCGTGGTTTGAGTATTGAGAAATCCGATTACGTGATTTGCAAGAAGCTGTTCGCCTCGCTTCCAGAGTCGTGCGATGGTGTTCATTCGATGTTGGAGGAGATCATGAACGTGCATCACGTGTCTGCTGCGAGTCTTGTTCAGTATTTCTATATTAATGGATTCAAGTTTGATTCAGTGAACGAGGAGATTCTCCTTGTAATCCTGAAGAATCTGAGGCTTAGATCAGAGTCTAAGAAGTGGTGTGGCGTGTGCTTTAAGATAGATCACAACGAAGTAGAATGCAACAGATTAATGCTTAAGAGattcgaggaagaagaaggagcataCGTTGAAGCTGAGTATCGACTGTCAACGCCGGTGAGTTTGTCTGAGAAAACATATGAGGAGGATATATGGGTGGCGTACCCTTGTGCCACAAGTCACATGACTCCACATGAGAAGTATTTCATTACTCTAGACAGGACACACAAAGCTGAGGTTGGATTGGTTGATGGAACACTTCTTAAGGTAGAAGGGAAAGGAAGTGTACAGATCAGGATGAAGGGAGGGAAGAAGAAGTCGATCAAGAATGTGATTTTTGTTCCAGGGCTAAACAGAAACGTGTTGAGTATTGAGAAGATGGTATCAAGACGCTACTCATTCTCACAGGAACGTGAAGACGAATGGAGTATCTGCGATCGGACTGGTCTTGAATTTGGGGATGCTGTGTTGTCGTCGGATGAGAATGGATTTGTTATGCGTTTGAAGGTGATTGAAGGTAATCTCACCTCGTGA